Proteins co-encoded in one Flavivirga eckloniae genomic window:
- a CDS encoding YifB family Mg chelatase-like AAA ATPase, with translation MLKKVFGSAVFGVEATTITVEVNVDSGIGYHLVGLPDNAIKESNYRIAAALQNNGYKIPGKKITINMAPADLRKEGSAYDLTLAIGILAASKQIQAETLEKYLIMGELSLDGSLQPIKGALPIAVKAREEGFKGFILPAANAKEAAIVDGLEVYGVETIKQVINYFDKGEPLEQTIINTREEFYKNLEFPEFDFSDVKGQEGIKRCMEIAAAGGHNIILIGPPGAGKTMLAKRLPSILPPMTLHEALETTKIHSVVGRIKDSGLMAQRPFRSPHHTISDVALVGGGAFPQPGEISLSHNGVLFLDELPEFKRGVLEVLRQPLEDREVTISRAKFTVTYPSSFMLVASMNPSPGGYFNDTNAPVTSSPAEMQRYLSKISGPLLDRIDIHIEVTPVPFDKLSDDRKGETSVDIRKRVTKAREIQTDRFKESDVVHYNAQMNTKQIRKYCLLDEASKELLKTAMERLNLSARAYDRILKVSRTIADLEGVEGVNGSHISEAIQYRSLDREGWLG, from the coding sequence ATGCTCAAAAAAGTCTTCGGAAGTGCCGTTTTCGGCGTAGAAGCCACAACAATAACCGTTGAGGTAAATGTAGATTCTGGAATAGGTTACCATTTAGTCGGATTGCCAGATAATGCCATTAAAGAAAGTAATTATCGTATTGCAGCAGCTCTCCAAAACAATGGTTATAAAATCCCCGGAAAAAAGATCACCATAAATATGGCGCCAGCCGATTTACGAAAGGAAGGAAGTGCATACGACCTTACTTTAGCCATCGGAATTCTTGCTGCCTCAAAACAAATTCAGGCTGAAACTTTAGAGAAATATTTAATCATGGGGGAACTTTCCCTTGATGGAAGTTTACAACCCATAAAAGGCGCTTTGCCTATAGCGGTTAAGGCACGAGAAGAAGGTTTTAAAGGTTTTATTTTACCGGCAGCCAATGCTAAAGAAGCTGCCATTGTAGATGGATTGGAAGTTTATGGTGTAGAAACCATTAAACAAGTTATAAATTATTTTGATAAAGGAGAACCACTTGAACAAACCATTATCAATACTCGTGAGGAATTTTATAAAAACTTGGAGTTTCCGGAATTCGACTTTTCCGATGTTAAAGGTCAGGAAGGTATTAAACGCTGTATGGAAATTGCAGCGGCTGGTGGACATAATATTATTTTAATAGGTCCTCCGGGAGCTGGTAAAACTATGTTAGCGAAGCGCTTGCCTAGTATTTTACCACCAATGACCTTGCATGAAGCTTTAGAAACAACTAAGATACATTCGGTGGTGGGGCGAATAAAAGATTCCGGACTAATGGCTCAACGTCCGTTTAGGAGTCCTCATCATACAATTTCTGACGTAGCACTCGTAGGTGGTGGTGCATTTCCACAACCCGGGGAAATCTCTTTATCTCATAATGGTGTGTTGTTTTTAGATGAATTGCCAGAATTTAAGCGAGGTGTTTTAGAGGTATTGCGACAGCCGTTGGAAGATAGAGAAGTGACGATTTCACGTGCAAAGTTTACAGTAACTTATCCATCATCGTTTATGTTAGTGGCAAGTATGAACCCAAGCCCTGGAGGTTATTTTAATGACACTAATGCACCTGTAACCTCAAGTCCGGCAGAAATGCAACGCTATTTAAGCAAAATATCAGGGCCGTTATTAGATCGCATCGATATTCATATTGAAGTCACTCCTGTTCCTTTTGATAAGTTGTCTGATGATAGAAAAGGAGAAACCTCGGTAGATATTAGAAAGCGGGTTACCAAAGCCAGAGAAATTCAAACCGATCGTTTTAAAGAATCTGATGTTGTGCATTATAATGCGCAAATGAATACTAAGCAAATTAGGAAGTATTGTTTGTTGGATGAAGCTTCTAAAGAATTATTAAAAACAGCTATGGAGCGCTTGAATTTATCTGCACGCGCTTATGATAGAATTTTAAAAGTTTCTAGGACTATTGCAGATTTGGAGGGCGTAGAAGGCGTTAATGGTTCGCATATTAGTGAGGCGATTCAATATAGGAGTTTGGATCGTGAGGGGTGGTTGGGGTGA
- a CDS encoding sensor histidine kinase encodes MDEKEIQSFLIISSVVLLILMITMISLFLLFQKRKNALLLKNEFAEKQFEQEISKAKIEIREETFRNISWELHDNIGQLLTLAKIQLQNNSPIEDVKATLNTSLKELRILSKLINPDALKNMSLEQAINDEIGRFNRLNFIEANLTVKGDRVKIDNKIEIVFFRILQEFFSNTIKHAKATHLDILLDYQTDNTLVIKAKDNGLGFNLNEQCHSGIGLTNIKNRAKLVNADATILSVPNKGTELTITFKL; translated from the coding sequence ATGGACGAAAAAGAAATACAATCATTTTTAATTATATCTTCTGTAGTATTACTTATTTTAATGATTACAATGATTTCTCTTTTTCTCCTTTTTCAAAAAAGAAAAAATGCCCTGCTCTTAAAAAATGAATTTGCCGAAAAGCAGTTTGAACAAGAAATTTCCAAAGCCAAAATAGAAATTAGAGAAGAAACCTTTAGAAATATTAGTTGGGAATTGCATGATAATATCGGGCAATTATTAACCTTAGCAAAAATACAGTTACAAAACAACTCCCCCATTGAGGATGTAAAAGCAACGCTTAATACGAGCCTTAAGGAGCTAAGAATTTTATCTAAATTGATTAATCCAGACGCTTTAAAAAACATGTCTTTGGAACAGGCCATAAACGATGAGATTGGCAGGTTTAACAGACTTAATTTTATAGAAGCCAACCTTACTGTTAAAGGAGATCGGGTAAAAATTGATAATAAGATTGAGATTGTATTCTTTAGAATTTTACAAGAGTTTTTTTCAAATACCATAAAGCACGCCAAGGCGACTCACCTCGATATTTTGCTGGATTACCAAACAGACAACACATTAGTTATTAAGGCAAAAGACAATGGTTTGGGGTTTAATTTAAACGAACAATGCCATTCTGGTATTGGATTAACTAACATAAAAAATAGAGCTAAATTGGTAAATGCAGATGCTACTATTTTATCGGTACCTAATAAAGGAACCGAATTAACCATTACATTTAAACTTTAA
- a CDS encoding response regulator transcription factor — protein METHTVVIVEDHVLLSQAIASLVDSFNNFNVLYTCKNGKELLTKLKTPENIPDIILMDVNMPILNGIETTEIVRNEYPKVNVIALSVEENDTTIIKMLKAGAKGYLLKDVEKDVLELALNETIKHGYYHTKDVSNILINSLNDDNSTKIQLKDREIEFIKHSCSEMTYKQIAEKMFLSPKTIDGYRDNLFQKLNVKNRIGLVLYAIKNGIYKM, from the coding sequence ATGGAGACACATACCGTAGTAATTGTTGAAGATCATGTTTTGTTATCTCAAGCTATAGCAAGCTTGGTAGATTCCTTTAACAACTTTAACGTACTCTACACCTGTAAAAATGGTAAAGAGCTCCTTACCAAACTAAAAACACCAGAAAATATTCCTGATATTATACTTATGGATGTTAATATGCCTATTTTAAATGGTATAGAAACCACCGAAATTGTAAGAAATGAATATCCTAAAGTTAATGTTATTGCACTTTCTGTAGAAGAAAACGATACTACTATTATAAAAATGCTTAAAGCTGGAGCTAAAGGTTATTTACTTAAAGACGTTGAAAAAGATGTCTTGGAATTAGCTTTAAACGAAACCATAAAACATGGGTATTACCACACTAAAGATGTCTCTAATATTTTGATTAATTCTTTAAATGATGATAATTCCACCAAGATTCAATTAAAGGATAGGGAAATTGAATTTATAAAACATTCCTGCTCGGAAATGACTTATAAGCAAATAGCCGAAAAGATGTTTTTAAGCCCAAAAACCATTGATGGATACAGGGACAACCTTTTTCAAAAATTGAATGTTAAAAACCGAATAGGCCTTGTTTTATATGCTATTAAAAATGGTATTTATAAGATGTAA
- a CDS encoding Ig-like domain-containing protein, whose protein sequence is MKRKVLPILMLVLATAFTQIFAQRPFFNKNTDILIAQFDSKPDPDDIHAQAALGCMLAHPDLAGVEYYAVAGAVGIQNGQFIDSDNLFNMAFGSSNWTDADANWSASVTNIKNKVVPILQAGGKVWVQEAGQSNITADWIAQVLQTVSASTVKNNVIVVQHSNWNENQTASSDLNYVKDKAKYFAIDDGNAPFGAGWGDRGPWETPEYRSKQSTWIAQAKSSVNPVASQLWTEADNIIDTLWPNGYPHDWSYIHFDGVDYSDCAENWWIFNIGSNADSTAKFWSRYVTNTPSGTVNVTSITVSPSALSINVGDTGTLNETVSPSNATDKSVSWSSNNTAVATVNSSGMVTGISTGTATITVTTNDGGFTDTSTVTVSSLPPGTISIGNPTNTNAGIDGWKSNLVINESETYTNTSGASQTLNVNQFVFYANRKADPVTPFVVKVNANNDFTVLAVGTSRASSAYNVGENTVAFNTGTAKQITLANGETIAPGFLDANANGSGGSVGSVIPFDSNSPADEIWYSGGSASGNSASVSEGSAPTGGQSTITNLTRNYRFKINLSVNTGNPGVSVTGITVAPTSLNLTVGNSGNLTETVSPSNASNKSVSWSSSNTSVATVNSSGVVSAVAVGTSVITVTTADGGFTATSNVTVTAGGGGSTTVTLSPIHDAYLQGSTNFNNNIIRIESGNRVGYLMYDLSGVTGTITNVDLKMTCNSDSGNGNININLGTSNNWTETTLSNSNKPGLGTLLGNLNSTYSIGSTYTWALNANALSGGGNVSLVVSATSGNDAAFASKENSVTEPQLVITYNSSSASKAVKSAALSVIKSNRPEAKLLPNPISNGAFKINFYKHNGPTNITIFDVMGRLVYKTKTSENQLILDSNIFASKGFYFINVLSDNHRQTIKAVVE, encoded by the coding sequence ATGAAACGTAAAGTTTTACCAATTCTTATGTTGGTCTTAGCGACCGCATTTACACAAATTTTTGCTCAACGACCTTTTTTTAACAAAAACACTGACATTTTAATTGCTCAGTTTGATAGTAAACCAGACCCAGACGACATTCATGCGCAAGCAGCATTGGGTTGCATGTTAGCGCATCCAGACCTTGCCGGTGTTGAGTATTACGCCGTTGCAGGAGCTGTAGGAATTCAGAATGGACAGTTTATCGACTCTGATAACTTGTTCAATATGGCATTTGGAAGTAGCAACTGGACAGACGCAGATGCCAATTGGTCTGCATCGGTTACCAATATTAAAAACAAGGTAGTACCTATTCTACAAGCAGGGGGAAAGGTATGGGTTCAGGAAGCCGGGCAATCTAATATTACGGCAGATTGGATTGCACAAGTGCTACAAACCGTATCTGCCTCAACAGTTAAGAACAATGTTATTGTTGTTCAGCATAGTAACTGGAATGAAAACCAAACGGCTTCTTCCGATCTGAACTATGTAAAAGATAAAGCCAAATATTTTGCTATTGATGATGGTAATGCACCATTTGGTGCGGGTTGGGGAGATCGTGGTCCCTGGGAAACTCCTGAGTATAGAAGTAAACAAAGTACCTGGATTGCACAAGCTAAAAGCTCGGTGAATCCAGTTGCAAGTCAGCTTTGGACAGAAGCAGATAATATTATTGATACACTATGGCCCAATGGATATCCTCATGATTGGTCTTATATTCATTTTGATGGGGTTGATTATTCCGACTGTGCCGAAAACTGGTGGATTTTTAATATTGGATCGAATGCCGATAGCACTGCTAAGTTCTGGAGTAGATATGTAACCAATACACCTAGTGGTACCGTTAATGTAACAAGTATTACGGTTTCACCATCGGCATTATCAATTAATGTAGGAGATACAGGGACGTTAAATGAAACCGTTTCACCATCCAATGCAACAGATAAATCGGTGTCGTGGTCTTCTAATAATACAGCAGTAGCTACGGTTAACTCTAGTGGTATGGTAACAGGAATAAGTACTGGTACGGCAACAATTACCGTAACAACAAATGATGGCGGATTTACAGATACCTCTACTGTTACCGTGTCTAGTTTACCGCCTGGCACTATTTCTATCGGAAATCCAACAAATACTAATGCGGGGATAGATGGTTGGAAGTCCAATTTGGTTATTAATGAATCGGAAACATACACAAATACATCTGGAGCCAGCCAAACACTTAATGTCAATCAATTTGTATTTTATGCCAATAGAAAAGCCGACCCGGTTACACCATTTGTTGTAAAAGTTAATGCCAATAATGATTTTACGGTATTGGCTGTGGGAACGTCTCGAGCTTCCTCGGCATATAACGTAGGAGAGAATACAGTAGCATTTAATACAGGAACAGCCAAACAGATTACATTAGCTAATGGAGAAACTATCGCACCTGGTTTTCTGGATGCTAACGCCAATGGTTCCGGGGGGAGTGTAGGATCGGTAATACCATTCGATTCGAACAGTCCCGCAGACGAGATCTGGTATAGTGGAGGTTCAGCTAGCGGTAATTCAGCCAGCGTATCAGAAGGTTCAGCTCCAACAGGAGGGCAAAGTACTATAACAAACCTAACAAGAAACTACAGGTTTAAGATCAACCTTTCCGTAAATACAGGGAATCCGGGCGTTAGCGTAACCGGAATAACCGTAGCGCCAACCTCACTTAACTTAACCGTTGGTAATTCAGGAAATCTAACAGAAACCGTTTCACCTTCTAATGCATCAAATAAAAGTGTTAGCTGGAGTTCAAGCAACACATCGGTAGCAACAGTAAATAGTAGTGGCGTTGTTAGCGCAGTGGCTGTAGGAACCTCGGTCATTACAGTTACAACAGCAGATGGAGGTTTTACTGCCACAAGCAATGTTACGGTTACCGCTGGAGGTGGAGGATCAACAACCGTTACACTGTCACCCATTCACGATGCTTACTTACAAGGTTCTACTAACTTTAATAACAATATTATTAGAATAGAATCTGGAAATAGAGTAGGGTATCTTATGTATGATCTAAGTGGTGTTACGGGAACAATAACCAATGTAGATCTTAAAATGACTTGTAATAGTGATTCAGGAAATGGTAACATCAATATTAACCTCGGTACATCCAACAATTGGACGGAAACCACGCTTTCTAATTCAAACAAGCCTGGCTTAGGTACATTATTGGGGAACCTTAATAGCACTTATAGCATCGGATCGACTTATACCTGGGCGTTAAACGCAAATGCCTTAAGTGGAGGTGGTAATGTAAGTTTGGTCGTTTCTGCTACAAGTGGTAATGATGCGGCATTTGCTTCAAAGGAAAATAGTGTAACCGAACCTCAATTGGTAATTACCTATAACTCTTCTAGTGCAAGCAAGGCGGTTAAATCGGCAGCTTTAAGTGTCATTAAATCGAACAGGCCTGAAGCTAAACTTTTGCCTAATCCAATTTCTAATGGAGCATTTAAAATTAACTTTTACAAGCATAATGGCCCTACAAATATTACCATATTTGATGTTATGGGACGATTGGTTTACAAAACAAAAACTTCTGAAAACCAGTTAATCCTCGACTCAAATATTTTTGCTTCAAAAGGATTCTATTTTATCAATGTTTTAAGTGATAATCACCGTCAAACCATAAAAGCGGTTGTCGAGTAA
- a CDS encoding REP-associated tyrosine transposase has translation MSRKYKFHNKQGAYFISFATVYWLDVFIRQIYFNVLEESINYCRAEKGMEVFAYCFMPSHVHLIFRSKNEDPSGLIRDFKGFTARKLIKTIEENSQESRKEWLLWMMERAGKKKSNVKRRQFWQQHNKPIELWSDKVVQQKIDYIHNNPVEAGFVTNPIDWKYSSARNYQEDQTILKIDI, from the coding sequence ATGAGTAGAAAATATAAATTCCATAACAAACAAGGCGCATATTTTATAAGTTTTGCAACGGTTTACTGGTTAGATGTTTTTATTCGTCAAATTTATTTTAATGTTTTAGAAGAAAGTATAAATTATTGTAGAGCAGAAAAAGGAATGGAAGTGTTTGCCTATTGTTTTATGCCAAGTCATGTTCATTTAATATTTCGTTCTAAAAATGAAGATCCGTCAGGGTTGATTAGAGATTTTAAAGGTTTTACTGCTCGGAAATTAATAAAAACTATAGAAGAAAATTCGCAAGAAAGTAGAAAAGAATGGCTATTGTGGATGATGGAACGAGCAGGAAAGAAAAAAAGTAATGTAAAACGACGTCAATTTTGGCAACAGCATAATAAACCAATTGAATTATGGAGTGATAAAGTAGTGCAGCAAAAGATAGATTATATTCATAATAACCCTGTTGAAGCAGGTTTTGTTACGAATCCAATCGATTGGAAATATAGCAGTGCAAGAAATTATCAAGAAGATCAAACTATTTTGAAAATTGATATATGA
- a CDS encoding CBM96 family carbohydrate-binding protein: MKIKKLILVISILLIGKTGFADPPTAPPGYKWQLSAVYSDEFNGNNLDLTKWRKEHPFWNGRRPAWFNPASISVGDGYMKITNGVLNQPFDGYEIYGGAVTSVNENTKFAYYECRLKASSTRMSTTFWLENRKAPLPGGCGGDSYSQELDIVETIGDATNNPVFATHMKSNTHFRWKNCSGGNEQFFSRGTTTGPIKAPNGSNQQSDEGFHTYGAWWKDANEVTFYLDDQEGETVQFRTDKTSTPFNRGMFICMVTETYTWEQRPTDASLTDPTRNTSYYDWVRVWTLVPDDGSPVAVTGVSVSPSAVSMNVGETEPLNETVSPSNATNKSVSWSSNNTSVATVNSNGVVTGVSAGTATITVTAADGGFTDTTTVTVSNAPPGGGISIGNPTNTNAGIDGWKSNLVINESETYTNNTGASQTLNVDEFVFYANRKADPVTPFVVKVNSDNNFTVLAVGTSRASSAYNVGENTVAFNTGTAKQITLANGETIAPGFLDANANGSGGSIGSVIPFDSNSPADEIWYSGGSASGNSASVSEGAAPTGGLSTLTNLTRNYRFRINLSVDSPGGGSQTVTLSPIHDAYTQNGSNNNNNLIRVENTSRARIGYLQYDLSGINGSITSAQLKMTCNSDAGNGSLSISAALANSNNWTESNVSGSNAPSSSGTLATKQGPFNPGNTYTWDLNTSSLSGGGNVSLILTASSGSDDVAFASKENSATEPQLVITYNSELASKRLKKQEDTYPLTSVLRAYPNPITGSTFTVDLRRYDSDVQVRIFDIHGRLLYNKKASPKKLKLKSNIFREPGIYMINVKSMSSGETKSLLMTFL, from the coding sequence ATGAAAATTAAAAAATTAATACTAGTTATAAGTATACTCTTAATTGGTAAAACGGGTTTTGCAGATCCTCCAACAGCGCCCCCGGGTTATAAGTGGCAATTATCGGCAGTATATTCAGATGAATTCAATGGTAATAACCTTGACCTTACCAAATGGAGAAAAGAACATCCTTTCTGGAATGGTAGGAGGCCTGCATGGTTTAATCCTGCTTCAATTTCGGTGGGAGATGGATACATGAAAATTACAAACGGTGTTCTTAATCAACCTTTTGATGGATATGAAATTTACGGAGGAGCTGTGACTTCTGTAAACGAAAACACCAAATTCGCTTATTACGAATGCCGATTAAAGGCTTCTTCCACCAGAATGTCAACCACGTTCTGGTTAGAAAACAGAAAAGCACCTTTACCGGGAGGATGTGGCGGAGATAGTTATAGTCAGGAGTTAGATATTGTCGAGACGATTGGAGATGCTACGAATAACCCTGTTTTTGCCACGCATATGAAATCGAACACCCATTTTAGATGGAAAAATTGTAGCGGTGGTAACGAGCAGTTCTTTTCCAGAGGCACAACTACGGGACCTATAAAAGCTCCTAACGGATCTAATCAGCAAAGCGACGAAGGATTTCATACCTATGGTGCTTGGTGGAAAGATGCTAATGAAGTGACATTTTACCTTGATGATCAAGAAGGAGAAACCGTGCAGTTTAGAACAGATAAAACATCGACGCCTTTTAATCGAGGTATGTTTATATGTATGGTAACCGAAACGTACACTTGGGAACAGCGGCCTACCGATGCATCGCTTACAGACCCTACGAGAAACACGTCATACTATGATTGGGTAAGGGTTTGGACGTTAGTCCCTGATGATGGTAGTCCTGTAGCAGTAACGGGTGTATCAGTTTCACCATCCGCGGTATCAATGAACGTAGGTGAAACAGAGCCGTTAAATGAAACCGTATCACCTTCAAACGCAACCAATAAATCGGTATCATGGTCTTCGAACAATACGTCAGTAGCAACCGTTAATTCTAACGGAGTCGTAACTGGAGTATCGGCAGGAACAGCAACCATTACCGTAACAGCAGCAGATGGTGGATTTACAGACACCACTACAGTTACGGTATCGAATGCTCCTCCCGGAGGTGGTATTTCTATAGGAAATCCAACCAATACCAATGCAGGGATAGACGGTTGGAAGTCTAATTTGGTCATCAATGAATCAGAAACATATACGAACAATACAGGAGCGAGCCAGACCCTAAACGTAGACGAATTTGTATTCTATGCCAACAGGAAAGCCGACCCCGTTACCCCATTTGTAGTAAAGGTAAATTCCGATAACAATTTCACAGTGTTAGCAGTAGGGACATCTCGAGCCTCATCTGCCTATAATGTAGGTGAAAACACGGTAGCATTCAATACCGGTACAGCCAAGCAGATTACCCTAGCTAACGGAGAGACCATCGCACCAGGATTTTTGGATGCCAATGCTAATGGCTCTGGAGGAAGCATAGGATCGGTAATACCATTCGACTCCAATAGTCCCGCAGACGAGATTTGGTATAGCGGTGGCTCAGCCAGTGGTAACTCAGCCAGTGTCTCAGAAGGTGCAGCCCCTACAGGTGGATTGAGCACCCTAACAAACCTGACAAGAAATTATAGGTTTAGGATTAACTTGTCTGTCGATTCTCCTGGCGGAGGGTCACAAACAGTAACACTATCACCGATACATGATGCCTATACTCAGAATGGTTCGAATAATAACAATAACCTTATTCGGGTGGAAAATACAAGCAGGGCTAGAATAGGCTATTTGCAGTATGACTTGAGTGGCATTAATGGTTCGATTACGTCGGCTCAATTAAAAATGACCTGTAATTCCGATGCGGGTAATGGATCGTTGTCTATTTCGGCAGCCTTAGCAAATAGTAATAATTGGACAGAAAGTAATGTGTCTGGTAGTAATGCACCTTCGTCCAGTGGCACACTAGCAACCAAGCAAGGTCCATTTAACCCGGGAAATACTTATACTTGGGACTTAAATACCAGTTCGTTGAGTGGTGGTGGTAATGTGAGTTTAATTCTTACAGCATCGAGCGGTAGTGATGATGTGGCTTTTGCTTCTAAAGAAAATAGCGCTACAGAACCTCAGTTAGTTATAACCTATAATTCGGAGTTAGCGAGTAAAAGGCTTAAAAAACAGGAAGATACTTATCCGTTAACTTCTGTATTGAGAGCTTATCCCAACCCAATTACTGGAAGTACCTTTACGGTTGATTTAAGGAGATACGATAGCGATGTTCAAGTCAGAATATTTGATATTCATGGAAGACTTTTATACAACAAAAAGGCAAGTCCGAAGAAATTGAAATTAAAATCCAATATATTCCGAGAACCTGGAATTTATATGATTAATGTTAAAAGCATGTCTTCAGGAGAAACGAAATCATTATTAATGACCTTTCTGTAG
- a CDS encoding T9SS type A sorting domain-containing protein: protein MKNILLLIALIPFTILSQTQIGVDIDGEARGDESGDSVSLSADGKVVAIGARLNDGNGVSSGHVRVYRNMGSTMGWVQVGSDIDGEAEGDESGGSVSLSADGKVVAIGARFNNGNGTFLGHVRVYKDMGTPLGWIQVGDDIDGESALDFSGDSVSLSADGAVVAIAARYNDGNGLTSGHVRVYKDMGTSLGWIQIGSDIDGETEGDGSGDSVSISADGKVVAIGTRGSDDNGISSGHVRVYKDMGTPLGWVQVGNDIDGESAVNESGGSVSLSADGKVVAIGARYYNIDGHPKRSGHVRIYRDMGSSLGWVQVGSDIVGESIYEELGTSVSLSADGTVVAIGAPGSRDYSASRSGYVQVYKYRDIPTGWVKMGNSIVEEASGDASDDDNSEGSVSISADGSVVAIGARLNDGNGVSSGHVRVFDLNNVLSSDNFMKEEQVGFYTNPVSNTLQITFKENLRLKQAAIYTVLGTLVKVSTTDLIDVSTLAKGTYFVEIITNKGKTTKKVIVK from the coding sequence ATGAAAAATATTTTATTACTAATTGCATTGATACCTTTTACAATACTATCGCAAACACAAATAGGTGTTGATATTGATGGGGAAGCCAGAGGTGATGAATCAGGAGACAGTGTTTCTTTATCTGCCGATGGTAAAGTAGTGGCTATTGGAGCACGACTTAATGATGGTAATGGTGTTTCTTCGGGACATGTTCGTGTTTATAGAAATATGGGTTCAACCATGGGGTGGGTTCAAGTAGGCAGTGATATTGATGGAGAAGCAGAAGGTGATGAATCTGGAGGAAGTGTTTCTTTGTCTGCCGACGGTAAAGTGGTGGCCATTGGTGCAAGATTTAATAACGGTAATGGTACATTTTTAGGGCATGTACGAGTGTATAAAGATATGGGAACTCCTTTGGGATGGATTCAAGTGGGTGACGATATTGACGGTGAATCAGCATTGGATTTTTCAGGAGACAGTGTCTCTTTATCTGCCGATGGGGCAGTTGTAGCCATAGCTGCTCGATATAATGATGGTAATGGGCTAACTTCTGGTCATGTACGTGTGTATAAAGATATGGGAACATCTTTGGGGTGGATTCAAATAGGTAGCGACATTGATGGGGAAACAGAAGGTGATGGATCAGGAGATAGTGTTTCTATATCCGCTGATGGTAAAGTAGTGGCTATTGGTACACGAGGGAGTGATGATAACGGTATTTCTTCAGGTCATGTACGTGTATATAAAGATATGGGAACTCCTTTAGGATGGGTGCAAGTGGGGAATGATATTGATGGTGAATCTGCTGTAAATGAATCAGGAGGAAGTGTTTCTTTATCAGCAGATGGGAAAGTGGTGGCTATTGGCGCACGATATTATAACATTGATGGACATCCTAAACGTTCTGGACATGTGCGTATCTATAGAGATATGGGATCTTCTTTAGGATGGGTTCAAGTAGGAAGTGATATAGTAGGGGAGTCAATATATGAAGAATTAGGTACTAGTGTTTCTTTATCTGCAGATGGAACTGTAGTGGCAATTGGAGCACCAGGAAGTAGAGATTATAGTGCTTCTCGTTCAGGTTATGTACAAGTGTATAAATATAGAGATATCCCTACAGGTTGGGTTAAAATGGGAAATAGTATTGTTGAGGAAGCATCTGGTGATGCTAGTGATGATGATAATTCAGAAGGAAGTGTTTCTATATCTGCAGATGGTTCAGTCGTAGCCATTGGAGCACGACTTAATGATGGTAATGGTGTTTCTTCAGGCCATGTGCGTGTATTTGATTTAAATAATGTTTTATCCAGTGATAATTTTATGAAGGAAGAACAGGTTGGTTTTTATACAAACCCTGTATCTAATACTTTGCAAATTACTTTTAAAGAAAACTTGAGGTTAAAACAAGCAGCTATCTACACGGTTTTAGGTACTTTGGTAAAAGTATCAACAACAGACCTAATAGACGTTTCTACACTTGCAAAAGGAACTTACTTTGTAGAAATTATAACAAATAAAGGGAAAACTACTAAAAAAGTTATAGTAAAATAA